A single window of Rhizobium sp. SL42 DNA harbors:
- a CDS encoding FAD assembly factor SdhE, with protein sequence MTGLIMSSAELDPRRRRILFRCWHRGIREMDLMLGQFCEAEIATLSDTDLDELELIMAEEDNDLVKWVTGAAPIPDRFQTPLFTRIAALRPDFSPVNAETLAK encoded by the coding sequence ATGACCGGTTTGATCATGAGCAGTGCCGAGCTTGATCCGCGCCGTCGGCGGATATTGTTCCGCTGCTGGCATCGCGGCATCCGCGAGATGGACCTCATGCTCGGCCAGTTTTGCGAAGCCGAGATCGCAACCCTGTCGGACACCGATCTTGACGAACTGGAGCTGATCATGGCCGAGGAGGACAATGATCTGGTCAAGTGGGTAACGGGTGCCGCGCCCATCCCCGACCGTTTCCAGACGCCGCTCTTTACCCGCATTGCCGCTCTTCGCCCCGATTTTTCGCCGGTCAACGCCGAAACGCTTGCAAAGTAG